The Saccharomonospora cyanea NA-134 genome includes a region encoding these proteins:
- a CDS encoding ParB/RepB/Spo0J family partition protein codes for MSERRGGLGRGLAALIPTGPTDSGDGGGRGGTNGIAAKQSDTGWFAANGAVTAKGGEVSGAVYREVPVEAVKPNPKQPRQVFDQDALAELEHSIREFGLMQPIVVRHLTGDEYELVMGERRLRAAQQAGLDVIPAIVRSTADEAMLRDALLENIHRVQLNPLEEAAAYQQLLDEFGVTHEELASRIGRSRPVITNTIRLLRLPLPVQRRVAAGVLSAGHARALLSLDDADRQEELAARIVAEGLSVRATEEAVTLAKGESKPKPKKAARKPMNMPGVDALAERLSDAFDTRVKVDVGRRKGRIVVEFGSVDDLERIVALMAPNQAKRTLKTDDR; via the coding sequence ATGAGCGAACGCAGAGGTGGACTGGGGCGCGGCCTGGCCGCGTTGATCCCCACGGGTCCCACCGACTCCGGCGACGGCGGCGGCAGGGGCGGTACCAACGGCATCGCCGCGAAGCAGTCCGACACGGGCTGGTTCGCCGCCAACGGTGCGGTGACCGCCAAGGGGGGTGAGGTGTCCGGCGCGGTCTACCGCGAGGTGCCCGTCGAGGCGGTGAAGCCGAACCCCAAGCAGCCGCGGCAGGTTTTCGACCAGGACGCTCTGGCGGAGCTCGAACACTCGATTCGGGAGTTCGGGCTCATGCAGCCCATCGTGGTCCGGCACCTGACGGGTGACGAGTACGAGCTCGTCATGGGTGAGCGCCGCTTGCGTGCCGCGCAGCAAGCGGGGCTCGACGTGATCCCGGCCATCGTCCGCAGCACCGCCGACGAGGCGATGTTGCGTGACGCGCTGCTGGAGAACATCCACCGCGTTCAGTTGAACCCGCTGGAGGAGGCCGCTGCCTACCAACAGCTTCTCGACGAGTTCGGTGTGACGCACGAGGAGCTGGCTTCTCGCATCGGCCGGAGCCGTCCCGTCATCACGAACACGATCCGGCTCCTGCGGCTCCCCCTGCCGGTGCAGCGCCGGGTGGCGGCCGGGGTGTTGTCCGCAGGGCACGCCCGCGCTCTGCTCTCGTTGGACGACGCTGACCGTCAGGAGGAGCTCGCCGCGCGGATCGTGGCGGAGGGACTCTCGGTGCGAGCCACCGAGGAGGCGGTCACGCTCGCCAAGGGCGAGTCGAAGCCCAAGCCGAAGAAGGCGGCCCGCAAGCCGATGAACATGCCGGGTGTGGACGCGCTGGCCGAGCGGTTGTCCGACGCCTTCGACACGCGGGTGAAGGTGGATGTCGGCCGCCGTAAGGGGCGCATCGTGGTCGAGTTCGGTTCGGTGGACGATCTCGAACGAATCGTCGCCCTGATGGCCCCGAACCAGGCGAAACGGACACTCAAAACCGATGACCGATGA
- a CDS encoding ParA family protein, producing the protein MSSSPDTGLGGTPIAEEAVRAARVLHPDTNFMPRPTRRRVITVANQKGGVGKTTSTVNLAAGLALHGVRTLVIDLDPQGNASTALDVDHRSGTPSVYELLLGEVSLVDAVQASTQSQDLLCVPATIDLAGAEIELVSMAQREARLKEALTREALDTLGVDYVFIDCPPSLGLLTVNALVAAHEVLIPIQCEYYALEGLGQLLNNIELVQRHLNQTLSVSTILLTMYDGRTKLADQVTQEVRRHFGDVVLRTVIPRSVKVSEAPGYGQTVLAYDPGSRGAMSYLDAAREVAERGSSRERRQ; encoded by the coding sequence GTGAGCTCCTCCCCCGACACCGGCCTCGGCGGCACCCCGATCGCCGAGGAGGCAGTGCGCGCGGCGCGCGTCCTTCACCCCGACACGAACTTCATGCCCCGGCCGACTCGGCGACGTGTCATCACGGTGGCGAATCAGAAGGGCGGAGTCGGCAAGACGACGAGCACGGTGAACCTCGCGGCCGGCCTCGCGCTCCACGGTGTGCGAACCCTGGTGATCGACCTCGATCCCCAGGGCAACGCCAGCACGGCGCTCGACGTGGACCATCGCTCCGGAACACCGTCCGTCTACGAACTCCTGCTCGGCGAGGTGTCGCTGGTCGACGCGGTCCAGGCGAGCACCCAGTCGCAGGACCTGCTCTGCGTTCCCGCGACGATCGACCTCGCCGGTGCCGAGATCGAACTCGTCTCCATGGCGCAACGCGAGGCCCGCCTCAAGGAAGCGCTCACCAGGGAGGCGCTCGACACGCTCGGGGTCGACTACGTCTTCATCGACTGCCCGCCGTCGCTCGGCCTGCTGACCGTCAACGCCCTCGTGGCCGCACACGAGGTACTCATCCCGATCCAGTGCGAGTACTACGCGCTGGAAGGTCTGGGGCAGCTTCTGAACAACATCGAGCTGGTGCAGCGACATCTCAACCAGACGCTCAGCGTCTCGACCATCCTGCTGACGATGTACGACGGGCGTACGAAGCTGGCCGACCAGGTGACCCAGGAAGTCCGCAGGCACTTCGGTGACGTCGTGTTGCGCACCGTGATCCCGCGGAGTGTGAAGGTGTCGGAAGCGCCGGGCTACGGGCAGACCGTGCTGGCCTACGACCCGGGTTCCCGTGGAGCGATGAGTTACCTGGACGCGGCGCGTGAGGTCGCCGAGCGTGGATCGAGCAGGGAGCGACGACAATGA
- the rsmG gene encoding 16S rRNA (guanine(527)-N(7))-methyltransferase RsmG, whose product MESEGAESTIPSEARHVFGERLALAAEFVDLLASHGVERGLIGPREVDRLWERHVLNSAVLGERIPEGGRVVDVGSGAGFPGIPLAIARPDLDIVLLEPMARRVDWLTEVAEALSLSVSIERGRAEEKVVRRRIDVADVVTARAVAPLARLAEWCMPLVRPGGSLLALKGQTAAEEIERDRSAVRRAGGGEPRIVRCGAGVLGTPTTVVAIERVESGSSGVARKRGRKKH is encoded by the coding sequence TTGGAGTCTGAAGGCGCTGAATCCACGATCCCGTCGGAGGCGCGGCACGTCTTCGGGGAGCGCTTGGCGCTCGCCGCCGAGTTCGTCGACCTGCTCGCATCACACGGAGTGGAGCGAGGCCTGATCGGCCCGCGAGAGGTGGACCGGCTGTGGGAACGCCACGTGCTCAACTCGGCTGTGCTCGGTGAGCGCATCCCGGAAGGCGGTCGGGTCGTCGATGTCGGCTCCGGTGCCGGCTTTCCCGGAATACCTCTCGCCATCGCGCGTCCCGATCTCGATATTGTTCTCCTCGAACCCATGGCTCGCCGCGTCGATTGGCTCACCGAGGTGGCCGAGGCGCTTTCTCTCTCGGTGAGCATCGAGCGTGGCCGCGCGGAGGAGAAGGTGGTGCGACGCCGGATCGACGTTGCCGATGTCGTGACCGCCAGGGCGGTCGCGCCGTTGGCTCGGCTGGCTGAATGGTGCATGCCGCTCGTCCGTCCCGGCGGCTCGCTACTCGCGTTGAAGGGACAGACGGCGGCCGAGGAGATCGAACGGGATCGCTCCGCCGTCCGCAGGGCCGGAGGCGGCGAGCCCAGGATCGTGCGGTGTGGTGCGGGAGTTCTTGGGACGCCGACCACCGTGGTTGCCATCGAACGGGTGGAGTCGGGGTCATCCGGAGTTGCGCGGAAACGCGGACGGAAGAAGCACTGA
- a CDS encoding Jag family protein, producing MSDTAEVVGAGQSDTAPAAVNDTDDNEDLLVREGDIAGDYLERLLDILDYDGDIDLDVEAGRAVVSIDGGDDLDKLVGPRGTVLEALQELTRLAVQQETGTRSRLMLDIAGWRAARREELRELGRSTAESVRDSGEQIRLQPMSPFERKIVHDAVATVDGVTSESEGEEPKRRVVVKPE from the coding sequence ATGTCCGATACGGCCGAGGTGGTCGGCGCGGGGCAGAGCGACACCGCGCCCGCGGCGGTGAACGACACGGACGACAACGAGGATCTGTTGGTCCGTGAGGGCGATATCGCCGGTGACTACCTGGAGCGCCTGCTCGACATCCTCGATTACGACGGGGACATCGACCTCGATGTCGAGGCGGGCCGCGCGGTGGTGAGCATCGACGGCGGTGACGACCTCGACAAGCTGGTCGGCCCGCGAGGCACGGTACTCGAAGCGCTCCAGGAGCTGACCCGCTTGGCGGTGCAGCAGGAGACCGGCACGCGGAGCAGGCTGATGCTCGACATCGCCGGTTGGCGCGCGGCGCGTCGTGAGGAACTGCGCGAGCTCGGGCGCTCCACCGCGGAGTCGGTCCGTGACTCCGGTGAGCAGATCCGCCTCCAGCCGATGAGCCCGTTCGAGCGGAAGATCGTGCATGACGCGGTGGCGACCGTGGACGGCGTCACGAGTGAGAGCGAAGGCGAGGAGCCGAAGCGCCGGGTCGTGGTGAAGCCCGAGTAG
- the yidC gene encoding membrane protein insertase YidC: MLDFIYYPVSAILWFWHKVFGFVFGEDNAIAWILGIVFLTFTVRGLLFKPFVNQVRSMKKMQDFAPEVKKIQKKYANDRQRQAMEMQKLQKEHGVNPLGSCLPMLLQIPVFIGLNWVLRNFTPGAESNYVFGAKDVASYVDAQIFGVNLGDAINHLGMMGGSGEPGWHWDVAPVAVPLMIVASIATHFTARHSVARQNPASATQQTAVMNKLTLYIFPAGVLVFGAFFPIGLLIYWLANNMWTLGQQRLVYTRIDKEEEAKKQAAKEKRNTLAPKPGQKPQAGQKPQVGQKPRPGQKPAQKQASKSTPQSTQSKQQNSSDNTKNGKSPKGSGSSVRGGAWAKNGGNQQKPAGQGKKAQGRKRR, from the coding sequence GTGCTCGACTTCATCTACTACCCTGTGTCGGCCATCCTGTGGTTTTGGCACAAGGTGTTCGGTTTCGTCTTCGGTGAAGACAACGCCATCGCCTGGATCCTGGGCATCGTCTTCCTGACCTTCACGGTCCGCGGGCTGCTGTTCAAGCCGTTCGTGAACCAGGTGCGGTCGATGAAGAAGATGCAGGACTTCGCGCCTGAGGTCAAAAAGATCCAGAAGAAGTACGCGAACGACCGGCAGCGCCAGGCGATGGAGATGCAGAAGCTCCAGAAGGAGCACGGCGTCAACCCGCTGGGCAGCTGCCTGCCGATGCTGCTGCAGATCCCGGTGTTCATCGGTCTGAACTGGGTGCTGCGCAACTTCACCCCCGGTGCGGAGTCGAACTACGTCTTCGGTGCCAAGGACGTCGCCTCCTACGTCGACGCTCAGATCTTCGGTGTCAACCTCGGCGACGCCATCAACCACCTCGGGATGATGGGCGGCAGTGGCGAGCCCGGTTGGCACTGGGACGTCGCGCCGGTCGCCGTGCCGTTGATGATCGTGGCCAGCATCGCCACGCACTTCACCGCCCGCCACTCGGTGGCCAGGCAGAACCCCGCGTCGGCGACTCAGCAGACCGCGGTCATGAACAAGCTGACGCTGTACATCTTCCCCGCGGGTGTTCTCGTCTTCGGTGCCTTCTTCCCCATCGGTCTGTTGATCTACTGGCTCGCCAACAACATGTGGACCCTGGGCCAGCAGCGCCTCGTCTACACGCGGATCGACAAGGAAGAGGAAGCCAAGAAGCAGGCCGCCAAGGAGAAGCGGAACACCCTCGCACCGAAGCCGGGTCAGAAGCCGCAGGCCGGCCAGAAGCCCCAGGTTGGTCAGAAGCCGCGGCCGGGCCAGAAGCCCGCGCAGAAGCAGGCCTCGAAGTCGACCCCGCAGTCGACGCAGTCGAAGCAGCAGAACTCCAGCGACAACACCAAGAACGGCAAGTCCCCGAAGGGCAGCGGCAGCAGCGTGCGCGGTGGCGCCTGGGCGAAGAACGGCGGGAATCAGCAGAAGCCCGCAGGCCAGGGCAAGAAGGCACAGGGACGCAAGCGGCGCTGA
- the yidD gene encoding membrane protein insertion efficiency factor YidD → MNRDQPAGAHPVEEHDTAAPNRPTPVAWVLLLPIRFYRKAISPYLPPMCRFYPSCSTYAAEALTRFGAARGTYLAVRRLLRCGPWTPPGRDPVPEKFSFRYQGPGMSTEE, encoded by the coding sequence GTGAACAGAGACCAGCCGGCCGGCGCTCACCCGGTCGAGGAACACGACACCGCCGCGCCGAACCGGCCGACGCCGGTGGCGTGGGTCCTGCTGCTGCCGATCCGCTTCTACCGCAAGGCGATCTCCCCGTACCTTCCCCCGATGTGCCGGTTCTATCCGAGCTGTAGCACCTACGCGGCCGAAGCCCTCACTCGCTTCGGAGCCGCCCGCGGCACATACCTCGCCGTGCGCCGGTTGCTGCGCTGCGGACCGTGGACCCCACCGGGGCGAGACCCGGTTCCCGAGAAGTTCAGCTTCCGGTACCAAGGCCCTGGTATGTCTACCGAGGAGTAG
- the rnpA gene encoding ribonuclease P protein component, giving the protein MLPADARLRRSDEFRAVMRGGVRAGRRRLVLHLLLSHGESSKAGFVVSKAVGNSVVRHRVTRRLRHLVAQRLGTLPEGSALVVRALPAAATASSTELGADIDAALRRLGLSSPRDNTGSTA; this is encoded by the coding sequence GTGTTACCAGCCGACGCTCGTCTGCGGCGTAGCGACGAGTTCCGTGCCGTGATGAGGGGCGGCGTCCGTGCCGGGCGCCGCCGTTTGGTGCTGCACCTGCTTCTCTCTCACGGCGAGAGCAGCAAGGCGGGCTTCGTCGTGAGCAAGGCCGTGGGCAACTCCGTCGTCCGTCACCGAGTCACACGGCGACTCCGGCATCTTGTCGCGCAAAGGCTCGGAACCTTACCCGAGGGCAGTGCGTTGGTCGTTCGAGCACTACCTGCGGCCGCCACCGCATCGAGTACGGAACTCGGTGCGGACATCGATGCGGCACTGAGGCGGTTGGGACTGTCGTCCCCCCGCGACAACACTGGATCAACGGCGTGA